The DNA region GCGGACCCACCGAGTGACCTCTCCTGAGATGTCCTCGGTGGGACAGGGCCAGGTATAGGCCTGGATGAGCCGCAGATGAATATGTTGTGTAGTGGTTCTCCTCTAGGTGCTCCTTAAATAGACAGTCTGCTGAGAACTTTGTCTGTGAATGAGAACGTTTTCAATTGTTGAGTtgttacactgttatattagGGATCCGTGCACAGGCCGGTAGAATTAATATCATCAATTAAAACGTAGGATTGTTATGACAATGTGATTTCATTAATCATTATTGTGTTTCATTAAGATAATGACCATttcaatatgatattttttgctACATCACCCACCCCTAGTGGAACctaacagaaaacatttttaattgccTTCATTATACAGGAAGTGTGGTGGTGTAATATCATGTAAATATAGCTCACCTTTCCTTGTGCAATTCCGTCATTATTCATACATAAATACAGTTTGCTCTTCACGCCATGAATGCCCACTACTCCAGGCTTCACTGCAAACACCTTCAACCAacctgacagaaaaaaaatgtcagagagtaaagaaagaaagacaacagCACTAGTCTCCAAAACACAATCTCCACCATTATTTTTGGTATCTATGTATGTCCTTGAACTGTCGAGTTATCACCAAGgattctaactttttttttttttttttttacccacttAATTCCACACTTACATACATAAGATGTATAAAACTTACTGTGCTCAGTCGGCTCATGCACACCCCTTACAGTCCCATTGGGCTGGATCTGTAGATGATAACCAATCCCAATACGGCAATACAGGAGCTGATACGTTTTGACCTTTCCAACGGAATAAACATCTGTTGAAAATGCTAAAgattaatatgttaataacttTGTAGATAGTGTGTTTTGTAACTGTAAAATGACTTTGGACATGATAAAGAGAGTGTTATTATtaacccccaaaccccccctcGGCTATTAGTCATATATAGACCGTTTTAGTGtgaaggtatgtgtgtgtgtgtgtgtgtgtgtgtgtgtgtgtgtgtgtgtgtgtgtgtgtgtttttaatgataattcTGTTGTAAGTTTCTCATATTTCATTACAAGTTCCTTCTTGTTATTTATGAGGAGGTCGTTTAGTAACTATGACTGGCTACAGGttatatttgttttcattttagctGATCATTTTGATCTATTTAATCTCAATCTATAGTCTCAGTATTACTTTGTTGTCTCTGAAAGGGTTTCTCCACTTGACTGCAActaaatgaatggaaaaaaacaattgATGTTAAAGTGAGGACTTAACAACAATGAAACCTAATAGAGGAGTTCATGCATACTGGTTCCATTAATTATTAGCTGCATTATCATTTTTTGGTTCTTTGAAGACTTTATTTGCTTATCACCGTAGGCAAATACAAAGCTATACAaagacacaccacacactcgtTTCATCCGTGACACACTCCTGCTATCAGTGTATGGTTTGGGGAATACGTCATGCCCATGTCCTTGTGTCTCTGATGATTATGTGACCGAACAAGACAAATAAATATCATATGGCGAAGCTTTGTTTCTGTGCTACAGTAGCACAGATCAGCGCTCTATCTTCGTCACACATTTCTAGCATCTGTTTTGCCTGGTGCAAAGGAACATTAAAAGATTGCCTACAGCTTTAGACTCACAGTGTTTGTAATCTCAGAGCACACAACCAAAGCTTCGGGCTAATCTCTTCTTTCCCTTGCAAGAGACACGGCTACTTAATTTTAAATGTTGAGTAGTTCATTAAAGGTGTACAATAGATGTAGTGTCTCTCTGTAGAACTGTATAACGACACCagctgcaatgtctgtaatatatatattaatatcaaACATATTATAATAGAATACAATATATGATATGATCTGAAAATAATACAGAAGGACTGATATAGTGTTAGCTATGGTTAACTTAATACTTTTCTTCACATTCTTAATAACATTCATTGGTTTGATATTATACCTAAATGaaaagcaaattaaaaaaaaaaatctattattgTATCACAGTATAAATATTTACCAGATATTTGTACTGTGAACAGTTCTGTTCCTGTCTTCCAATGTGCAAAGGAAAATATCTGTCTTGAGACCACGGTTACATAACTAGACGTGTAATTCTGATCAAATTACACTTTCTTAGACCCCCTCACTGTAATGCAGATGGACCTTGTGTACTGTCTCCCAGATTTGACTTTACTAATGTCCATCATCTGTACTAAAAAAGACAACAAGCATTTTCAATGCAGATCAATGCGAAAGTTCTCATTTTAGACCAAACCAATCCTACCGTCCTGCCTCATGTTTGATTCTTTGATTGACAGCAGCCACATGTGTCTGAGTCGGCTTGCCTGATCCCGGTTTGCGTCCATCTCTGACCTCTCAGACCTCACATAAACACTGAGTAGCACTGCCACACACACGAGTGCCCAGTGTAAATCCATGACAGTAGGATCAATTCCATATAAACTCACAGAGTGTCCAGGTGAGCCAGGATGCCATGCTTCTTTACAAATGCCCAGAAAGTTCTTGAACTTGCTTGACACACTACTGAACCATAGCGAATAACATGTCCTCTGCTCACTATAAACAGGGTCAACGTGCCGtcgtctctgtctcactctctcagacTTTATCTTCCCTTATATCCCTTCACTGTGATCTCTGATTCCTCCATGACACTCGTGCTCGTGAGTACATTCAGAGCAGATGCACTGTACAAGTGTGCCAAGAGATAGACGTTCTACGTCTCTGACAATCCTAAACCCTTTGTCATCTAACCCTTTTGTTATCTCTACCTCTGTATCTCTGTACCAGTAGCTTTTCTTACAGACAAACCATGATGTGATATCTGACCAGAGCTACACTGACTCACAGGTAGGACTGACGTAAACAGCAGTAGACTTTAATATTGCATTGTAAAACTAATGCATTTAGTTTGCATATGTACAATGGCTGGCTTGTAGATGTGTGGCTAAGGAAATTATTGCTCGGAAAATGCTTatcatatttacacaaatattgTTATACAGACTTTTGTCACAGTTCTCAGAAAAACATAGATGCTATACCATATCTTTCCATGGGAAAAGGAATGATGTGTTATGCATTGTATGTTACATGTATCttcacttaaattttttttgaaaaataacactattattatccatccactttctgtaccgcttgtactacacagggtcacaaggagcctggagcctctcccagggagctcggggcacgaggcaggggacagcctggacggggtaccaacccaacgcagggcacaatcacacacacattcacacactacggacaatttggaaatgccagtcagcctacaacacatgtctttggactgggggaggaaaccggaggacctggaggtgtgaggcaaaggtgctaaccactaaactacagtgccctccacattatttttattattattattattattattattattattattattattattattatttcgaatcattacttattacttattaatAATTCACCTTGAATGGGATGCtagtccatcacaaggcaccaagcacacacacacattcacccctaGGGGCAGTTTAGCATAGATAATCTAACTACCTTTAGGTTTTTGGAGAGTGGGAATAAAGTGGAGAAACTCCATACAGAGAATAACCCAAACTTTGGATCGAACTGGGGAACCTGGAAATGAGAATCAGCAATGCTACCTGATGTGCTGACATCCAGTcatttctataccgcttatccttcagggttacggggaacctggagcctatcccagggagcatggggcacaatgcggggtacaccctggacagggtgccaatccatcacagggcacaatcacatacacattcacacacccattcatacactacggaaacactggacatgccaatcagcctaccatgcatgtctttggattgggggaggaacctggagtacccggaggaaacccccgcagcacagggagaacatgcaaactctacacacacagggccacagtgggaatcgaacccgcgcccctgaagaaaaggataagcggtatagaagatggatggatggatggaactatataaataaaatgcaatttatcGCATTTTTCTCATACCCAGGGTCAGGTTGCAattttggatattttttggGAAAAAGACCAAAAGGTTACAAATTAGTGATAGtaattgtgtgtgcgtgtgtgtgtgtgtgtgtgtgtgcgagtgtgtgagtctgtgtgtgtgtgtgtgactaagATGCATTTAACTGCAGAATCCCACGTTGCCTGATTACAGTGAATATGGATAAGTAcagacattttctttgtttttatgaacATAGGTATATGACAATAcagaacaaaaatattttgctgCCTGTCCTCTTGAAGGCACATCATGTTTGGAGTATGATGAGGGAAAGTGATATGACTCATGTAA from Ictalurus furcatus strain D&B chromosome 6, Billie_1.0, whole genome shotgun sequence includes:
- the fgf9 gene encoding fibroblast growth factor 4A gives rise to the protein MDLHWALVCVAVLLSVYVRSERSEMDANRDQASRLRHMWLLSIKESNMRQDGRIGLLYVYSVGKVKTYQLLYCRIGIGYHLQIQPNGTVRGVHEPTEHSWLKVFAVKPGVVGIHGVKSKLYLCMNNDGIAQGKTKFSADCLFKEHLEENHYTTYSSAAHPGLYLALSHRGHLRRGHSVGPHHASSHFLPRKVTVS